From a single Ascaphus truei isolate aAscTru1 chromosome 2, aAscTru1.hap1, whole genome shotgun sequence genomic region:
- the LOC142487827 gene encoding uncharacterized protein LOC142487827 — MGQTGASPEFPKEKKRFRGIRGGKKRQRKKEKRLMVAAPVKYGIYNLSTHELTPYHISLLAKGLSFSPSSLPNQFELFVDLNRFISKLTLMRHFSSKNRESVDTTDTNFNTQEQACIRALTSILAENDTIDNFSTSTQINYMCDSFLPHNFTTHSEPDLTGRPIFDKASQPSLLNRCGESSQQLVRDSDLALDFKHSPFHPVSTYFPYHSKGNFIDTFYTIVLKDLEQLCQNNTHLTHRNLSKGEELALKNLKDNTNIVVRQADKGGAIVLQDRQDYVSEAARLLMDSSSYRILDQDPVVDFQLAYQTLIHDALSMGIITKVESTFLFIRHPRTPVFYHLPKLHKDTTHPPGRPIISGVGSMTSNVSQYVDYILQPYVKLLPSYIKDTLHVIDSTSEITWKDTFCWATCDVCSLYTCIDHTKGLEAINHFLSSDPNLHVSQKDFILSCIKFILTHNYFTFDVLFICRPVERPWVPDLLPAMRTSSWGCGRTSMFGVMRGWWLVWYSMVIL; from the coding sequence ATGGGACAAACAGGAGCCAGCCCAGAATTCCCAAAGGagaaaaagagattcagagggatcagaggaggaaaaaagagacaaagaaagaaGGAGAAGAGACTAATGGTGGCCGCGCCAGTGAAGTATGGTATCTATAATCTGTCTACACATGAACTTACACCCTATCATATTTCATTGCTAGCAAAAGGTCTCTCGTTCTCACCTAGCAGTTTACCTAATCAGTTTGAGCTGTTTGTGGATCTTAACAGGTTCATAAGCaagctcacactgatgagacattTCTCATCTAAAAATAGAGAGTCAGTAGACACTACAGATACCAACTTTAATACACAGGAACAAGCATGCATTCGTGCACTTACTTCTATTCTTGCAGAGAATGACACTATAGATAATTTTTCTACTAGTACACAAATCAACTATATGTGTGATTCATTTTTACCACACAACTTTACTACCCACTCTGAACCAGACTTGACTGGGAGGCCGATATTTGATAAGGCGTCCCAGCCCAGCCTCCTGAACCGTTGTGGGGAATCTTCCCAGCAGTTGGTTCGGGATTCGGATCTGGCCCTGGACTTCAAGCACTCACCCTTTCATCCTGTCTCCACCTACTTTCCCTACCATTCTAAGGGGAACTTCATTGACACCTTCTACACCATTGTTCTGAAGGACCTTGAACAGCTATGTCAGAATAATACTCATCTGACACACAGGAATCTTAGCAAGGGGGaagaattggctttgaaaaaccttaaaGATAACACCAATATTGTTGTAAGACAAGCTGACAAAGGCGGGGCTATAGTCTTGCAGGATAGACAGGACTATGTGTCCGAAGCGGCCCGCCTCTTAATGGACAGCTCATCCTATCGTATACTGGACCAGGATCCAGTCGTAGATTTTCAGTTGGCCTATCAAACACTTATTCACGATGCACTTAGTATGGGTATTATCACTAAAGTAGAGAGCACTTTTTTGTTTATTAGACACCCTAGAACAcctgttttttatcatttgcccaaacttCACAAAGATACTACACATCCTCCTGGTAGACCCATCATCTCTGGGGTGGGATCAATGACGTcgaacgtgtcccaatatgtcgaCTATATCCTTCAACCGTATGTGAAATTGCTACCATCTTACATTAAGGACACGTtgcacgtcattgactccacctcAGAGATTACTTGGAAAGACACGTTTtgttgggctacatgtgatgtatgtTCTCTTTACACCTGCATAGATCACACTAAGGGCCTAGAAGCCATTAATCATTTTTTATCATCAGATCCAAATTTACACGTGtcacaaaaagattttattttatcctgtattaagtttattttgacacataactaCTTCACTTTTGATGtactttttatttgcagacctgtggaacggccatgggtaccagatttgctcccagctatgcgaacctcttcatggggttgtgggagaacctCCATGTTTGGGGTAATGCGCGGCTGGTGGCTGGTCTGGTATTCTATGGTCATTTTatag